A genomic window from Onychostoma macrolepis isolate SWU-2019 chromosome 22, ASM1243209v1, whole genome shotgun sequence includes:
- the adcy9 gene encoding adenylate cyclase type 9 translates to MALPEQHQPLHKTEVRCDSEGGAVTVRITDSRNQQVGPDQEGDPLDMGSSKPCKYSISSSCSSGELGVPRAMMTRLSSPRRVPPLFERSAAQCWDPKFNSSILEEACRERCFPQMQRRFRYILFYLATAALLWGIYFGVNGARCDPTNFLVPTAGFLVLCLLLLWFTFSRPYARFYNHTSFLLTVILFGITLAPQTQTAQFAYFDVQKAGNQSLLPTSHNAPCISPVGTFSLCMEVLLLLYSVLHLPLYVSVLLGLLYSVLYEALGWLHIAQMDGSHVGSEKSDLSWLGPGKVLLHLCAHIIGIQIFIMSEVRSRSTFLKVGQAIMHGKDLEVEKALKERMIHSVMPRLVADELMKQGDEESESSGKRYSAGTCSVAAASAVTSSSPKSNKRKKNSIPRGQIIFRPFNMKRMERVSILFADIVGFTKMSANKSAPALVGLLNDLFGRFDRLCELTRCEKISTLGDCYYCVAGCPEPRPDHAYCCVEMGLGMIQAIEQFCQEMSETVDMRVGVHTGTVLCGILGMKRFKFDVWSNDVNLANLMEQLGVAGKVHLSEVTAGFLDDRYEREDGRVMERVGHSVTDQLKGLKTYLISGRKMGSQCGCSQLSLSLSSNTHTPDLTHCAIAEPLSHGKPVCTSCSLSVDVIDNPIADEATRNGCQDEHRANSSKFPGGRSPKTLNGLLSPLCEERVRVSQSSLCDKLQEKDRSWVGSLAAEGGSASGMDHSAILPLRSKNFREKSDVHFVEVIKEDSLMKDYFFKPPINKLSLNFLEKPLESAYRTSYHEQVVNQVPVQTFASPVFSSLLDVLLSCAVFLALTIACFLYPLVTMKTPLATTLGLAITAALLELVSLVLSIRMVFCLDDVQNCTRSLLKLVSGWLPRHVIGAVLVSLPAVSIFSHLAYSVQLPIQVTMFLCCALIIAIIQYCNFCQLSFWMRSALATVAGLSLLILLYSATTRPSATDRFPASGNMSNQSAEVDQTSELDSAPIALDLLVLETVLSFFLLLMLIWFLNREFEVSYRLHYHGNVEADKHRIKIQTMRDQADWLLRNIIPIHVAEQLKVNQSYSKNHDNVGVIFASIVNFSEFYEESYEGGKECYRVLNELIGDFDELLRKPAFSNVEKIKTIGATYMAASGLNGQQCQEQPHPHAHLRALFDFALEMMHVVDDFNKNMLGFKFKLRIGFNHGPLTAGVIGTTKLLYDIWGDTVNIASRMDSTGVECRIQVSEESHCVLSRMNYAFDYRGTVNVKGKGQMRTYLYPQMNEGRSESTQSLEQGQVDGAVGHLEPNTLANTTTTTTSAVPLNPPFTSPNVASISGHGVPQGRVLGPSQITKELHQDTKDNSPVPELKEKDYESPYQAPSLSGTQPPSITQLYAPLARPETPLQGEEDEDVDERTKLRAVE, encoded by the exons ATGGCATTGCCAGAGCAGCACCAGCCACTGCACAAGACGGAGGTGAGGTGCGATAGCGAAGGAGGAGCGGTTACTGTGCGGATAACCGACAGCCGTAATCAACAGGTGGGTCCAGACCAAGAGGGCGATCCACTCGACATGGGCTCCTCCAAACCTTGCAAATACAGTATCTCGTCAAGCTGCAGCTCAGGGGAGTTGGGCGTTCCCAGGGCTATGATGACTCGCCTGAGCAGTCCGAGGAGAGTGCCGCCGCTGTTTGAGAGGTCTGCTGCGCAGTGCTGGGACCCCAAGTTCAACTCGTCCATCCTGGAGGAGGCATGCAGGGAGCGCTGCTTCCCGCAGATGCAGAGGAGATTCCGCTACATCCTGTTTTACCTGGCCACCGCCGCGCTCCTGTGGGGGATATACTTTGGGGTCAATGGCGCCAGGTGTGACCCTACAAACTTCCTGGTCCCCACGGCAGGGTTTCTTGTACTGtgcctcctcctcctctggTTTACGTTCTCAAGGCCGTATGCGCGTTTCTACAACCACACGTCCTTTTTACTTACAGTGATCCTGTTTGGGATCACCTTGGCGCCTCAAACGCAAACTGCTCAGTTTGCCTATTTTGATGTCCAAAAAGCAGGCAATCAGTCACTACTACCTACGTCTCATAATGCTCCATGTATATCACCCGTTGGGACGTTCTCACTTTGTATGGAGGTGCTGCTTTTGCTGTACAGTGTGTTGCATTTGCCCCTGTATGTGTCAGTGCTTCTCGGTCTGCTGTATTCTGTCCTCTATGAGGCTTTAGGCTGGCTGCACATTGCTCAGATGGACGGTAGCCACGTAGGGTCGGAAAAGTCGGATTTGAGCTGGCTTGGCCCGGGTAAAGTCCTGCTTCACCTGTGCGCGCATATCATTGGCATTCAGATATTCATCATGTCCGAAGTGCGCTCTCGGAGTACCTTTCTCAAGGTAGGTCAAGCGATCATGCACGGGAAGGACCTGGAGGTGGAGAAGGCGCTGAAGGAGCGGATGATCCACTCTGTGATGCCACGGCTGGTGGCCGACGAGCTCATGAAGCAAGGAGATGAGGAAAGCGAGAGCTCTGGGAAACGATACAGCGCAGGTACCTGCTCCGTCGCCGCCGCATCCGCCGTGACCTCTTCCAGTCCCAAAAGCAACAAGCGTAAGAAGAACTCTATCCCTCGCGGGCAAATCATTTTCAGGCCCTTCAACATGAAGCGCATGGAGCGGGTGAGCATCCTCTTTGCAGACATTGTGGGATTCACCAAAATGAGTGCCAACAAGTCCGCCCCTGCACTGGTAGGACTGCTAAACGACCTCTTCGGCCGCTTTGACCGTCTGTGTGAGTTGACCCGCTGTGAGAAGATCAGCACTCTTGGGGATTGCTACTATTGTGTGGCGGGCTGCCCTGAGCCGCGCCCCGATCACGCGTACTGCTGTGTGGAAATGGGGCTCGGGATGATCCAGGCCATCGAGCAGTTCTGCCAGGAGATGTCGGAGACCGTGGACATGCGTGTCGGCGTGCACACCGGCACCGTGCTCTGCGGTATTCTGGGAATGAAACGCTTTAAGTTTGACGTTTGGTCCAATGATGTCAACTTGGCCAATCTCATGGAGCAGCTGGGTGTGGCGGGAAAGGTGCACTTGTCGGAGGTCACAGCAGGTTTTTTGGATGACCGTTACGAGAGGGAGGACGGGCGAGTGATGGAACGTGTTGGGCACAGTGTTACTGATCAGCTGAAAG GTTTAAAGACGTATCTGATCTCAGGACGGAAGATGGGCTCTCAGTGTGGCTGTTCCCAGCTCAGTTTGAGTCTgtcctcaaacacacacactccagaTCTCACACACTGCGCCATCGCTGAACCACTCTCACACGGCAAG CCTGTGTGCACATCCTGTAGCCTCTCCGTAGATGTCATTGACAATCCGATAGCAGATGAAGCAACTCGAAATGGCTGCCAGGATGAACACCGAGCCAACAGCAGCAAG TTTCCTGGAGGTCGTAGCCCTAAAACCCTGAACGGTCTGTTGAGTCCTCTGTGTGAGGAGCGGGTGCGAGTCAGCCAGTCGTCTCTGTGTGACAAACTCCAGGAGAAGGACAGGAGCTGGGTGGGAAGTCTGGCCGCAGAAGGAGGCAGCGCCAGCGGCATGGACCACTCAGCCATCCTCCCGCTGCGCTCCAAAAACTTTCGGGAGAAAAGCGACGTGCACTTTGTGGAGGTGATAAAGGAAGACAG TCTGATGAAGGATTACTTCTTCAAGCCGCCCATTAACAAGCTGAGTCTGAACTTCCTGGAAAAACCTCTGGAGTCAGCTTACCGCACCAGCTACCATGAGCAG GTGGTGAATCAGGTGCCGGTGCAGACGTTTGCCAGTCCAGTTTTCAGCTCGCTGCTCGATGTTTTGCTGTCTTGTGCCGTTTTTCTCGCCCTGACCATTGCCTGCTTCCTGTATCCCCTCGTTACCATGAAGACGCCCCTGGCAACCACACTCGGTCTGGCAATCACAGCCGCTCTGCTGGAACTGGTCTCTCTCGTTCTGTCCATTCG TATGGTGTTTTGTCTGGATGATGTACAGAATTGCACTCGGTCTCTGTTGAAGCTGGTGTCTGGCTGGCTCCCGCGTCATGTGATCGGGGCTGTGCTCGTCTCACTTCCTGCTGTGTCCATCTTCTCCCACCTGGCTTACAGTGTGCAGCTGCCCATCCAG GTGACCATGTTCCTGTGCTGTGCTCTCATTATTGCTATTATCCAGTACTGTAACTTCTGCCAGCTGAGTTTCTGGATGCGCTCTGCTCTGGCCACTGTAGCTGGTTTGTCTTTACTCATCCTGCTCTACAGTGCCACCACCAGGCCCAG tGCCACTGACAGATTTCCAGCATCAGG GAACATGAGTAACCAGAGTGCCGAAGTCGATCAGACAAGTGAGTTGGACTCTGCGCCCATAGCGCTTGACCTGCTCGTCCTAGAGACCGTGCTCTCCTTCTTCCTCTTGCTGATGCTGATTTGGTTCCTCAACCGAGAATTCGAGGTCAGCTACCGTCTGCATTACCACGGAAATGTGGAAGCTGATAAACATCGCATCAAGATCCAGACCATGCGAGATCAAGCGGACTGGCTGCTGCGTAACATCATCCCCATCCATGTTGCCGAGCAGCTAAAGGTCAACCAGAGTTACTCTAAAAATCACGACAATGTCGGGGTCATCTTTGCAAGTATTGTCAACTTCAGCGAATTCTACGAAGAGAGCTACGAGGGTGGGAAAGAGTGCTACCGAGTACTTAACGAACTCATCGGAGACTTCGACGAACTGTTGCGCAAGCCTGCATTCTCAAATGTAGAGAAGATTAAAACCATTGGCGCCACCTACATGGCGGCGTCTGGATTAAATGGGCAGCAGTGCCAAGAACAGCCACATCCGCACGCCCACCTACGTGCCCTCTTTGACTTCGCCCTTGAAATGATGCACGTGGTGGACGATTTTAACAAGAACATGTTGGGTTTCAAGTTCAAGCTGAGAATTGGCTTCAACCACGGGCCCCTGACTGCTGGTGTCATCGGCACTACCAAGCTGCTTTACGACATATGGGGCGACACGGTCAACATCGCTAGCCGCATGGACAGCACGGGAGTGGAATGCCGCATACAGGTTAGCGAAGAGAGCCACTGTGTGCTCAGCAGAATGAACTATGCCTTCGATTATCGTGGCACTGTAAACGTGAAAGGGAAAGGGCAGATGAGGACTTACTTGTATCCCCAAATGAACGAAGGCAGATCGGAGTCCACACAAAGCCTGGAACAAGGCCAGGTGGATGGTGCCGTTGGGCATTTAGAGCCCAACACACTTGccaatacaacaacaacaacaacatctgcTGTACCACTAAACCCTCCCTTCACTTCTCCCAATGTTGCCTCTATCAGTGGCCACGGTGTGCCTCAGGGCCGTGTATTAGGCCCGTCTCAGATTACAAAGGAGTTGCACCAAGACACTAAGGACAATTCTCCTGTTCCAGAGCTCAAAGAAAAGGATTACGAGAGTCCTTATCAAGCACCATCGCTAAGTGGTACACAACCTCCCTCAATAACACAACTGTATGCGCCGTTAGCCAGACCAGAGACACCTTTACAAGGAGAGGAAGATGAAGATGTAGATGAGCGTACAAAGCTCAGGGCAGTGGAGTGA